The following is a genomic window from Caproiciproducens sp. CPB-2.
CGTGGATACGGCTCATGGCGGAAAGAAACTCGCTTACTTTTGTTGTGGCAATCATAATCCCCGCAAGGAACCCGCAGGGATAGACCTTATGGAAGAGGCCCAGAAAAGCCATTAGCGTGGTTTGGAGTGACGAACCATCTGTCCGCATAACGGCAAGGGTCAGCAGGTAGAAAAGTACGTAAGCCGTGAATCCGAGGACGGCCTTTCTCCACTCACCGCACACCAGCGCCATCAAGGCCACCAGCACCACCAGACCTATCTCATACATAAGACTGGGCGCCATAGTGGCGCCCAGTACGGTCAAAAGCAGTAAAAGAAGTTTTGTCCTCGGGTCAAACCGCAGTCCCGCTTTTGTTCCATCGATCATGCGGTAATGCCGGCCTTTTCAAACTGCTTTTTCAACAGTTTGCTGCCCACGAAGCCGCTGAAAGCGCCGACCACAACGGTGCCCAGCAGGATCACCGGCAGCATCCACCCCTGCGCCGCGCCGTTCATGGCGTCCAGATAACTTTGGGCCGTGCCCCCACCCAGCATCAGGCTGCTCCACGCAGTGGGATCCGCAAAAAACGCTATGTAGGTGCCGGTAGCTCCCAGACACAGACAGATATACGCCACGATGTTGAGCTTCACGCTGCGGTACTTTTTAGTTCCGGCAATCAGATCTCCCAGAAGACCGCCCAGAACATATCCTATATCCATGGCCCAGTGCATACCGGTGGCAAAAAAAATCAGACCGGCCAAAATGCCGACGATGGAAATGGGGCCGCGCTTGGGCACCTTGGCCACCAGCAGCAGAAAGACAGGACCACCCAGCAGCGCGCTGCCC
Proteins encoded in this region:
- a CDS encoding energy-coupling factor transporter transmembrane component T, with the translated sequence MIDGTKAGLRFDPRTKLLLLLLTVLGATMAPSLMYEIGLVVLVALMALVCGEWRKAVLGFTAYVLFYLLTLAVMRTDGSSLQTTLMAFLGLFHKVYPCGFLAGIMIATTKVSEFLSAMSRIHAPKKLMIPFAVMLRYMPAIREDWHFIKDAMRLRDVSPSLAGLLTHPVRTVECLYVPLMMAASKAADELSIASVTRGIENPRPRTCLVQIRFRAADLLAVVCFTAYFAAGLFWKEVFL
- a CDS encoding MptD family putative ECF transporter S component, with the protein product MVNQKVSNQKGLTVKDLVTTGIFAALIWVTMLIGGLPFAPNPLLTFYMPLGSALLGGPVFLLLVAKVPKRGPISIVGILAGLIFFATGMHWAMDIGYVLGGLLGDLIAGTKKYRSVKLNIVAYICLCLGATGTYIAFFADPTAWSSLMLGGGTAQSYLDAMNGAAQGWMLPVILLGTVVVGAFSGFVGSKLLKKQFEKAGITA